A single Pygocentrus nattereri isolate fPygNat1 chromosome 28, fPygNat1.pri, whole genome shotgun sequence DNA region contains:
- the foxp3b gene encoding forkhead box protein P3: protein MPQSNSESGRTRCVRDVEGRRVLKEEQEDEVDDLNIHASVQSEESPSAQGADKAAHTHILQLAFQSPQLTQNRASVLRSTSLRPLGHDFSRLSPNKRDSPVKGRGKATGYSSSYALAFLNQRNTPSVQLNSLVQSEVVNCLFVNGRCRWPGCDEAFEEYPVFLKHLNHVHSCGEKTIAQWRVQQDRVQHMENQLIQERQRLHAMQLHLRLSEHNSAHPRAGLGWWSPLAAIMPPPEEPDGGAEWASDAAGRQEYWPTPAPHLLSDFITSMECYKYVNIRPPYTYAFLIRWSILEAPDKRRALNEIYNWFIRMFFYFRHNTPTWKNAVRHNLSLHKCFVRVDGGKGAVWTVDEREFQKRKGQKFNRDSGLKWLTPYPHSPQVP, encoded by the exons ATGCCACAGTCCAATAGCGAGAGCGGCAGGACGAGGTGCGTGAGGGATGTAGAAGGACGTCGTGTTCTGAAAGAGGAACAGGAAGATGAGGTTGATGATCTAAATATCCATGCTTCAGTCCAGTCTGAAGAAAGCCCTTCTGCTCAG GGTGCTGATAAAGCAGCGCATACACACATTCTTCAGTTAGCATTTCAGAGTCCTCAGCTGACCCAGAATAGAGCATCTGTGCTCCGTTCTACCTCTCTACGACCTCTGG GACACGATTTTTCTCGTTTATCACCAAACAAGCGTGACTCACCAGTCAAAGGTAGAGGAAAGGCCACAGGATACAGCTCTAGCTACGCTTTAGCTTTCTTAAATCAGCGCAACACACCCAGCGTTCAGCTGAACAG CCTTGTCCAATCGGAAGTGGTGAACTGCCTTTTTGTCAATGGACGGTGCCGTTGGCCTGGCTGTGACGAGGCTTTTGAGGAGTACCCTGTTTTCCTAAA ACACCTGAACCATGTACACAGCTGTGGAGAAAAAACTATTGCACAGTGGAGGGTACAGCAGGACAGGGTGCAACACATGGAGAATCAG CTCAttcaggagagacagagactccATGCCATGCAGCTCCATCTAAGGCTGTCTGAACACAACTCGGCACACcca AGAGCAGGCCTAGGCTGGTGGAGTCCACTGGCAGCGATCATGCCCCCACCCGAGGAGCCAGATGGAGGGGCAGAGTGGGCCAGTGATGCAGCAGGACGCCAGGAATACTGGCCCACGCCTGCCCCTCACCTGCTGTCAG ATTTCATTACCAGTATGGAATGCTACAAATATGTCAATATCAGGCCTCCGTATACCTACGCCTTTCTTATCAGATGG tCAATATTGGAGGCACCAGACAAGCGAAGAGCACTGAATGAAATCTACAACTGGTTCATTCGAATGTTCTTCTACTTCCGTCACAACACTCCCACTTGGAAG AATGCAGTGCGCCACAACCTCAGCCTCCACAAGTGTTTCGTGCGGGTGGATGGAGGTAAAGGGGCTGTATGGACTGTGGATGAAAGAGAGTTTCAAAAGAGAAAGGGCCAAAAGTTCAACAG gGACTCTGGTTTGAAATGGCTGACACCTTACCCCCATTCGCCCCAAGTGCCTTAG